The sequence GGCCCAGCGCCTGGGCATCCTGCCGCAGTCGCCGATCGCCCCGGAGTCCATCACCGTCGGCGACCTCGTCTGGCGCGGGCGCCACCCGCACCGCCGCTTCGGACAGCGGCGCACCGCCACCGACGACGAGGTCATCGCGGACGCCCTGCTCGCGACCGGGACGGCCGAGCTGATCGACCGCCCGGTCGACCAGCTCTCCGGCGGCCAGCGCCAGCGCGTGTGGATCGCCCTCGCGCTCGCCCAGGACACGCCGACGCTGCTCCTGGACGAGCCCACCACCTACTTGGACATCGCCCACCAGATCGAGGTCATGGACCTCCTCGCCGACCTCAACGAGCAGGCCGGCAAGACGATCGTGCTGGTGTCCCACGACCTCAACCAGGCGGCCCTGTACGCCTCGACGATCGTCGCCATGCGCGACGGCCGCGTCGTGCGCCAGGGCACGCCCGAAGAGGTGCTCACCGAGGAGACCGTGGCCGAAGTGTTCGGCCTGGACTGTCTCGTCGTCCCCCATCCCCGCACAGAGCGGCCCCAGATCTTCCCCCTGGGCCGTCGTATCCCCGCATAGGAGACACCACCATCATGTCCGTTCCGCGCAGAACGCGCCGCCCCGCCCGCGCCCTCGCCGCCCTCACCGCGGCCGCCGCCTGCCTCGGCCTGCTCACCGCGTGCGGCGGCGAGGACTCGACCGCCGCCAAGGACAAGCCGGCCGCCGCCGGCGCCGACGCGTCCGCCGCCTTCCCCGTCTCCCTCACCAACGCGTGGGGCAGGACCGAGGTCAAGAAGAAGCCGGTGAAGGTCGCCACCGTCTCCGACGGCGACACCGCCATCGCGCTGGCCCTCGGCATCGTCCCGGTCATCACCCCGGACGTCGAGGACGGCGCCAAGGTGCCCGAGTACAAGCAGCGCGCCATCGACAAGCTCGGCGCCGGCAAGCTGAAGACGTACGACGACACCGACGGCACCGCCTACGAGGCCATCGCGGCCGAGGCTCCCGACATCATCCTCGGCATGAACACCTGGGAGATGGACGCGGACTACGCCAAGCTGCAGCCCATCGCCCCGGTGGTCACCTTCACCGACAAGGCGCACGCCGACACCCTGACCTGGCAGGACCGGCTGAAGACCGCCGCGAAGGCCCTGGGCCTGAGCGCCAAGGCGGACGAGGTCATCGCCGCGAACGAGAAGGCCACGACGGACGCCGCCGCCGCGCACCCCGAGTTCAAGGGCAAGACGTACACCTACACGGTCGTCCACCCCGAGCAGGTCAGCTTCATGTCCTACGCCGACCAGGACCCGGGCGTCTTCGAGAAGCTCGGCTTCACCAAGACCGACAAGGCGAAGAACTACGCGCCGAACAAGAACGCGGTGAGCCTGGAGAACCTCGACCAGCTCGACGCCGACGTCCTCCTGGTCACCTACCCCTTCGGCGACCGCGGTGTGATCAGCGCGACCGAGCTGGAGTCCAACAAGCTCTTCCAGTCGCTGAACGCGGTGAAGACCAAGCACTTCACGGTCATCCCCTCGGAGAACTCCCTCTCCTCGGCCATCGCCTACCCGGACGCGCTGAGCGCCCCGTGGGTGGTCGAGCAGCTCACCCCGCTCCTCGCGAAGGCCGTCGCCGGCCAGTAGGAGCCCCCGCCGCGCGCGTCGCCACGCGGACCACCGCCG comes from Streptomyces virginiae and encodes:
- a CDS encoding ABC transporter ATP-binding protein, giving the protein MSARPVLASPDAGFRLEARGISAGYDRKPIIEELSLGIEPGKITALVGPNACGKSTLLKSVARLLPVAAGSVLLEGQDIHDLSTREVAQRLGILPQSPIAPESITVGDLVWRGRHPHRRFGQRRTATDDEVIADALLATGTAELIDRPVDQLSGGQRQRVWIALALAQDTPTLLLDEPTTYLDIAHQIEVMDLLADLNEQAGKTIVLVSHDLNQAALYASTIVAMRDGRVVRQGTPEEVLTEETVAEVFGLDCLVVPHPRTERPQIFPLGRRIPA
- a CDS encoding ABC transporter substrate-binding protein translates to MSVPRRTRRPARALAALTAAAACLGLLTACGGEDSTAAKDKPAAAGADASAAFPVSLTNAWGRTEVKKKPVKVATVSDGDTAIALALGIVPVITPDVEDGAKVPEYKQRAIDKLGAGKLKTYDDTDGTAYEAIAAEAPDIILGMNTWEMDADYAKLQPIAPVVTFTDKAHADTLTWQDRLKTAAKALGLSAKADEVIAANEKATTDAAAAHPEFKGKTYTYTVVHPEQVSFMSYADQDPGVFEKLGFTKTDKAKNYAPNKNAVSLENLDQLDADVLLVTYPFGDRGVISATELESNKLFQSLNAVKTKHFTVIPSENSLSSAIAYPDALSAPWVVEQLTPLLAKAVAGQ